One stretch of Streptomyces sp. NBC_01363 DNA includes these proteins:
- a CDS encoding Nif3-like dinuclear metal center hexameric protein codes for MPRLSDVLAELDALWPPERAEGWDAVGTVCGDPDAVVDRVLFAVDPVHEIADEAIRLGAQLIVTHHPLYLRGTTTVAADTFKGRVVHTLIKHDIALHVAHTNADTADPGVSDALAGALDLRVEGPLVPDPSDPGGRRGLGRICVLDHPETLAEFAARAAARLPATAQGIRLAGDPAATVRTVAVSGGSGDSLFDAVRAAGVDAFLTADLRHHPASEAVQHSPLGLIDAAHWATEWPWCEQAATQLDAISDRHGWDLRVHVSKQVTDPWTTTTHHSSGAPN; via the coding sequence GTGCCCCGTCTGTCTGATGTCCTCGCCGAGCTCGACGCTCTCTGGCCGCCCGAGCGGGCCGAAGGCTGGGACGCGGTCGGTACCGTCTGCGGAGACCCCGACGCCGTCGTCGACCGTGTGCTCTTCGCCGTCGACCCCGTCCATGAGATCGCCGACGAGGCGATCCGGCTCGGCGCCCAGCTGATCGTCACCCACCACCCGCTCTATCTGCGGGGTACGACGACGGTCGCGGCCGACACCTTCAAGGGCCGGGTCGTGCACACCCTCATCAAGCACGACATCGCGCTGCACGTCGCCCACACCAACGCCGACACCGCCGACCCGGGCGTCTCGGACGCCCTGGCCGGTGCGCTCGACCTGCGCGTCGAGGGCCCGCTCGTACCGGACCCGTCCGACCCCGGGGGGCGGCGCGGCCTCGGCCGGATCTGCGTGCTCGACCACCCCGAGACCCTGGCCGAATTCGCCGCCCGCGCGGCGGCCCGGCTGCCCGCCACCGCGCAGGGCATCCGGCTCGCCGGCGACCCGGCGGCGACGGTGCGCACCGTCGCGGTCAGCGGCGGCTCCGGCGACAGCCTCTTCGACGCGGTGCGCGCCGCGGGCGTCGACGCCTTCCTCACCGCCGACCTGCGCCACCACCCGGCCTCCGAGGCCGTCCAGCACTCCCCGCTCGGCCTGATCGACGCCGCGCACTGGGCCACCGAATGGCCCTGGTGCGAACAGGCCGCGACACAGCTCGACGCGATTTCCGACCGCCACGGATGGGACCTGCGGGTCCATGTCTCGAAGCAGGTCACCGACCCCTGGACCACCACCACCCACCACTCTTCTGGAGCCCCCAACTGA
- a CDS encoding ABC transporter substrate-binding protein → MSLRRRGTAAVGLVVAAALSLSACGSDDGGSGGSAKSEGGDKKAAVATGGKDFGDAAKKTAAYGTDAGAGQFPRTLTHAMGKTEIKSAPKRVVVLDVGEFDNVVSLGVKPVGYAPSEGDAAIPSYLKKNAGNPKNVGTINNLNLEAIAGLKPDLILGSQLRAADKYDALSKIAPTVFSIRPGFTWKENYLLNAAALDRTAKAKSELGAYEAKAKKLGEDIGPKKPTISMVRYLPDRIRLYAKASFIGTILEDAGLPRPKNQQIDDLAAEISPEKIDEADADWIFTGVYGDVKATKRDTTQANPLWKNLKAVKEGRAKDVSDETWYLGLGVTAANLVLDDLRADLVK, encoded by the coding sequence ATGTCCCTTCGTCGCCGCGGCACCGCCGCAGTCGGCCTGGTGGTGGCTGCCGCCCTTTCCCTCTCGGCCTGCGGGAGCGACGACGGGGGGTCGGGCGGCTCGGCCAAGTCCGAGGGCGGCGACAAGAAGGCGGCCGTCGCCACGGGCGGCAAGGACTTCGGCGACGCCGCGAAGAAGACGGCGGCGTACGGGACGGACGCCGGGGCCGGCCAGTTCCCCCGGACCCTCACCCACGCCATGGGCAAGACGGAGATCAAGTCCGCCCCCAAGCGTGTCGTGGTGCTGGACGTCGGCGAGTTCGACAACGTCGTGTCGCTGGGTGTGAAGCCGGTGGGCTACGCCCCCTCCGAGGGCGACGCGGCGATTCCCTCGTACCTGAAGAAGAACGCGGGCAACCCCAAGAACGTCGGCACGATCAACAACCTCAATCTTGAGGCGATCGCCGGGCTGAAGCCCGACCTGATCCTGGGCAGCCAGCTGCGCGCCGCCGACAAGTACGACGCGCTCTCCAAGATCGCGCCGACCGTGTTCTCCATCCGTCCGGGCTTCACCTGGAAGGAGAACTACCTCCTCAACGCCGCCGCGCTGGACAGGACGGCGAAGGCGAAGAGCGAGCTCGGTGCCTATGAGGCCAAGGCGAAGAAGCTCGGCGAGGACATCGGCCCGAAGAAGCCGACCATCTCCATGGTCCGCTACCTGCCGGACCGTATCCGTCTCTACGCCAAGGCCTCGTTCATCGGCACCATCCTCGAAGACGCCGGTCTGCCGCGGCCGAAGAACCAGCAGATCGACGACCTCGCCGCGGAGATCAGCCCGGAGAAGATTGACGAGGCCGACGCCGACTGGATCTTCACCGGCGTCTACGGCGACGTGAAGGCCACCAAGCGCGACACCACCCAGGCCAACCCGCTGTGGAAGAACCTCAAGGCCGTCAAGGAGGGCCGGGCCAAGGACGTCTCCGACGAGACCTGGTACCTCGGCCTCGGTGTCACGGCGGCGAACCTGGTCCTCGACGACCTCCGCGCCGACCTCGTGAAGTGA
- a CDS encoding bifunctional RNase H/acid phosphatase, with translation MTQPRQFVIEADGGSRGNPGPAGYGAVVIDPVTGETLAEAAEYIGVATNNVAEYKGLIAGLKAAKALVPDASADGAVQVRVRMDSKLVVEQMSGRWKIKHPDMKPLAAEAARILPASAVTYEWIPREKNKHADRLANEAMDAGKRGKQWEPSASTAALDTPRPSTAAGPPPVSGPPGDAAAGAARARAALASRQGAASPATPQVGWGAAPDLGAPATFVLLRHGETALTPEKRFSGSGGSDPELSATGRHQAERIAQALAARGTIEEIVSSPLRRCRETAAAVAARLGLEVRIEDGLRETDFGAWEGLTFAEVRERHGHDLDAWLASAKAAPTGGGESFAEVARRVGATRDRLTTRYAGRTVLLVTHVTPIKTLIRLALGAPPEAMFRMELSAASVSAVAYYADGNASVRLLNDTSHLR, from the coding sequence ATGACCCAGCCGCGCCAGTTCGTCATCGAGGCCGACGGCGGATCCCGGGGCAACCCCGGGCCCGCCGGATACGGAGCGGTCGTCATCGACCCGGTGACGGGGGAGACCCTCGCCGAGGCCGCCGAGTACATCGGCGTCGCGACGAACAACGTCGCCGAGTACAAGGGCCTCATCGCGGGCCTGAAGGCGGCGAAGGCGCTGGTACCGGACGCCTCGGCGGACGGCGCGGTCCAGGTGCGGGTCCGGATGGACTCCAAGCTGGTCGTGGAACAGATGTCGGGCCGCTGGAAGATCAAGCACCCCGACATGAAGCCGCTCGCGGCGGAGGCCGCCAGGATCCTGCCGGCCTCCGCCGTCACGTACGAGTGGATCCCGCGCGAGAAGAACAAGCACGCCGACCGGCTCGCCAACGAGGCGATGGACGCGGGCAAGCGCGGCAAGCAGTGGGAGCCGTCGGCGTCGACGGCCGCCCTCGACACCCCCCGGCCCTCGACGGCCGCAGGCCCGCCCCCCGTGTCCGGCCCGCCCGGTGACGCGGCGGCGGGCGCGGCCAGGGCCCGCGCGGCCCTGGCCTCCCGGCAGGGAGCGGCCTCCCCGGCGACCCCCCAGGTCGGCTGGGGCGCGGCGCCCGATCTCGGGGCGCCCGCCACCTTCGTACTGCTCCGGCACGGCGAGACGGCCCTCACCCCCGAGAAGCGGTTCTCGGGCAGCGGCGGCAGCGACCCCGAACTCTCGGCGACCGGCCGCCACCAGGCCGAACGCATCGCCCAGGCGCTGGCCGCCCGCGGCACGATCGAGGAGATCGTCAGCTCCCCGCTGCGCCGCTGCCGCGAGACGGCGGCTGCGGTGGCGGCCCGGCTCGGCCTGGAGGTCCGGATCGAGGACGGCCTGCGCGAGACGGACTTCGGTGCCTGGGAGGGCCTGACCTTCGCCGAGGTACGTGAGCGTCACGGCCACGACCTGGACGCCTGGCTCGCCTCCGCGAAGGCGGCCCCCACCGGCGGCGGCGAGAGCTTCGCCGAGGTCGCCCGCCGGGTGGGAGCCACCCGCGACCGCCTCACCACCCGCTACGCGGGCCGCACGGTCCTCCTGGTCACCCATGTGACGCCGATCAAGACCCTGATCCGACTGGCGCTCGGCGCCCCGCCGGAAGCCATGTTCCGGATGGAGCTCTCGGCGGCCTCGGTCTCCGCGGTGGCGTACTACGCGGACGGGAACGCGTCGGTCCGCCTGCTCAACGACACGTCGCACCTGCGGTAG
- a CDS encoding nucleotide sugar dehydrogenase: protein MHVVVAGQGYVGLPLAVRAAEVGHRVIGYDVDDRRIKRLAVGKSYVEDIPAERLRPLLDSGVAYLPSAEPGDVAGFDIAVITVPTPLRDGVPDLSCIESSARLLAQHLRPGATVVLESTTYPGTTEELLAPLLEEGSGLRAGEDFHLGYSPERIDPGNPRWRLENTPKVVSGTTTEGLAAVNRFYGQLVERTVPVSSCKEAELTKLLENTFRHVNIALVNELAMFAHDLGIDVWEAIDAASTKPFGFLRFAPGPGVGGHCLPIDPSYLSWRVERALGQSFRFVELANDVNSHMPDHVVRRLGEALNERQRSVKGSRVLLLGLANKKNTGDARETPAARVADLLARMGAEVRAADPHVVVGVHVPEPVIPGQQAAEHDRQGDPFAAVRRVEATPEELATADAVVLLTDHDEFDYGAVELHAQYVLDCRNRLSGANVDVL from the coding sequence ATGCATGTTGTTGTCGCTGGTCAGGGCTACGTGGGGCTGCCGCTGGCCGTGCGCGCCGCAGAGGTGGGGCACCGTGTCATCGGCTACGACGTGGACGATCGCCGGATCAAGCGGCTGGCGGTCGGCAAGTCGTACGTGGAGGACATTCCCGCCGAGCGGCTGCGGCCGCTCCTGGACAGCGGGGTGGCATACCTGCCCTCGGCCGAGCCCGGGGACGTGGCAGGCTTCGACATCGCAGTCATCACCGTGCCCACCCCGCTCCGGGACGGGGTACCCGACCTCTCGTGCATCGAGTCGTCGGCCCGGCTGCTTGCGCAGCACCTGCGCCCCGGGGCCACCGTGGTTCTGGAGTCCACCACCTATCCGGGCACCACCGAGGAACTGCTCGCCCCGCTACTGGAAGAGGGCTCTGGCCTGCGGGCGGGCGAGGACTTCCACCTCGGCTACAGCCCCGAGCGAATCGACCCGGGCAACCCGCGGTGGCGGCTGGAGAACACCCCGAAGGTGGTTTCCGGCACCACAACCGAGGGCCTGGCGGCGGTGAATCGCTTCTACGGGCAACTGGTCGAGCGCACGGTGCCGGTCTCCTCCTGCAAGGAGGCCGAACTGACCAAGCTGCTGGAAAACACCTTCCGGCACGTGAACATCGCCCTGGTCAACGAGCTCGCCATGTTCGCGCACGACCTCGGCATCGACGTCTGGGAGGCGATCGACGCCGCCTCCACCAAGCCGTTCGGCTTCCTGCGCTTCGCCCCTGGCCCGGGGGTCGGCGGGCACTGCCTGCCGATCGACCCCTCCTACCTGTCCTGGCGGGTCGAGCGGGCGCTCGGCCAGTCCTTCCGCTTCGTGGAGCTGGCCAACGACGTCAATAGCCACATGCCCGACCATGTGGTGCGCCGGCTCGGCGAGGCGCTCAACGAACGGCAGCGCTCGGTGAAGGGCTCCCGGGTGCTCCTGCTCGGTCTCGCGAACAAGAAGAACACTGGCGACGCGCGGGAGACGCCTGCCGCGCGGGTCGCCGACCTGCTGGCCCGGATGGGCGCCGAGGTCCGGGCCGCCGACCCGCACGTGGTGGTCGGGGTGCACGTCCCCGAACCGGTCATCCCGGGGCAGCAGGCGGCCGAGCACGACCGGCAGGGCGACCCGTTCGCCGCCGTCCGTCGGGTCGAGGCGACGCCGGAGGAGCTGGCCACGGCCGACGCGGTGGTGCTGCTCACCGACCACGACGAATTCGACTACGGGGCAGTGGAGCTGCACGCCCAGTACGTGCTGGACTGCCGGAACCGGCTGTCCGGCGCGAACGTCGATGTCCTATAG
- the yaaA gene encoding peroxide stress protein YaaA: MLVLLPPSEGKAASGRGAPLKPESLSLPGLAGARAAVLDELVELCAADQEKAREVLGLSEGLRGEIAKNVELWTAGTRPAGEIYTGVLYDALDLASLDAAARRRAGKSLLVFSGLWGAVRVGDRIPSYRCSMGVKLPGLGALGAYWRDPMAQVMPEAAGDGLVLDLRSSAYTAAWKPKGEVAERTASVRVLHSQLVDGVEKRSVVSHFNKATKGRMVRDLLVSGARPKEPAELVETLRGLGYVVEAEAPARAGRAWSIDVVVTEIH, from the coding sequence GTGCTCGTGCTGTTGCCGCCCTCCGAAGGAAAGGCCGCCTCGGGGCGCGGGGCGCCCCTGAAGCCGGAGTCGCTGTCACTGCCGGGCCTGGCCGGGGCGCGGGCGGCGGTTCTCGACGAGCTGGTGGAGCTGTGTGCGGCGGACCAGGAGAAGGCCCGCGAGGTGCTCGGGCTGAGCGAGGGGCTGCGCGGCGAGATCGCGAAGAACGTGGAGCTCTGGACGGCCGGGACGCGTCCGGCCGGGGAGATCTACACGGGGGTGCTGTACGACGCGCTGGACCTGGCCTCCCTGGACGCGGCGGCCAGGCGGCGGGCCGGGAAGTCGCTGCTGGTCTTCTCCGGGCTGTGGGGCGCCGTGCGGGTGGGCGACCGGATTCCTTCGTACCGCTGCTCGATGGGTGTGAAGCTGCCGGGCCTGGGCGCGCTCGGGGCGTACTGGCGCGACCCGATGGCGCAGGTGATGCCGGAGGCGGCCGGGGACGGGCTCGTCCTGGACCTGCGGTCCTCCGCCTACACCGCGGCCTGGAAGCCGAAGGGCGAGGTGGCGGAGCGCACGGCGAGCGTGCGGGTGCTGCACTCCCAGCTGGTGGACGGGGTCGAGAAGCGGTCGGTGGTCAGCCACTTCAACAAGGCGACGAAGGGGCGGATGGTCCGCGACCTGCTGGTCTCCGGTGCGCGCCCGAAGGAGCCCGCGGAGCTGGTGGAGACCCTGCGCGGGCTCGGGTACGTGGTGGAGGCCGAGGCTCCGGCGCGGGCCGGGCGGGCGTGGTCGATCGATGTCGTGGTGACGGAGATCCACTGA
- a CDS encoding 3-oxoacyl-ACP reductase: protein MSLPLDGMSAIVTGAGRGLGRAEALELAGLGASVVVNDYGQPGRDGSGEASATPAEEVAEEIRAAGGRAVAHLGDVSDHEQARALVELAVDTYGKLDVLVNNAGILRDRMIFSMTEDEWDSVIRVHLKGHFNTTHFAAAHWRTRSKESGGPVHGRIVNTSSEAFLAGSAGQPNYAAAKGGIVGLTTSTALALARYGVTANAICPRARTRMTEDVFAGFQEPTDGRLDALAPEHVAPLVGYLASPAAAKVNGQLLVVHGGMVAIVERPRVVAKFDSSKETFSFEELDELISPYYEERPPNETFAAAEVLGLKRG, encoded by the coding sequence ATGTCACTTCCCCTGGACGGCATGTCCGCGATCGTCACGGGCGCGGGCCGCGGCCTCGGACGCGCCGAAGCGCTGGAACTGGCGGGGCTGGGCGCGTCCGTGGTCGTCAACGACTACGGGCAGCCGGGCCGCGACGGCTCCGGCGAGGCGTCCGCGACGCCCGCCGAGGAGGTCGCCGAGGAGATCCGGGCCGCGGGCGGCCGGGCGGTCGCGCACCTCGGCGACGTCTCCGACCACGAGCAGGCCCGCGCCCTGGTGGAGCTGGCCGTCGACACCTACGGAAAGCTCGACGTCCTGGTCAACAACGCGGGCATCCTGCGCGACCGGATGATCTTCTCGATGACCGAGGACGAGTGGGACTCCGTCATCAGGGTCCACCTCAAGGGCCACTTCAACACCACGCACTTCGCCGCCGCGCACTGGCGCACCCGCTCCAAGGAGTCCGGCGGCCCGGTCCACGGCCGGATCGTCAACACCTCGTCGGAGGCGTTCCTGGCCGGTTCGGCGGGCCAGCCGAACTACGCGGCGGCCAAGGGCGGCATCGTCGGCCTCACCACCTCCACGGCGCTGGCCCTGGCCAGGTACGGAGTCACCGCCAACGCCATCTGCCCGCGGGCCCGCACCCGGATGACCGAGGACGTCTTCGCGGGCTTCCAGGAGCCGACGGACGGCCGGCTCGACGCGCTCGCACCCGAGCACGTCGCGCCACTGGTCGGCTATCTGGCCTCCCCGGCCGCCGCCAAGGTCAACGGGCAGTTGCTCGTGGTGCACGGCGGGATGGTCGCGATCGTCGAACGCCCCAGGGTCGTGGCGAAGTTCGACTCCTCGAAGGAGACGTTCTCCTTCGAGGAGCTGGACGAGCTGATCTCGCCGTACTACGAGGAGCGCCCGCCGAACGAGACCTTCGCCGCGGCGGAGGTGCTCGGCCTGAAACGGGGCTGA
- a CDS encoding RNB domain-containing ribonuclease, translating to MTGPADTPLRASLRKLRTELGLSDDFPSGVLAEATQAAKDPAVSAHEDATDLPFLTIDPPASTDLDQALYLERRRRGYRVHYAIADVAAFVRPGGALDTEAHRRVTTLYFPDGKVPLHPTLLSEGAASLLPGRTRPAVLWRIDLDSEGGAVATSVRRALVRSRAKLDYAGVQRQIDTGTAEEPLALLRDIGRLREEQEVARGGISLNVPEQEIVERDGGYGLEYRAPLPADGWNAQLSLLTGMAAAHLMTGTGTGILRTLPVAPDGAVARLRRSAEALHIDWPHHVPYAQVVRSLDPRQANHAAFLQECTTLLRGAGYTVFEHGELPTPAVHAAVADLYTHCTAPLRRLVDRYAAELCLAAVAEQDPPEWVRAALPGLPKEMADGTRRANTVERECVDLVEAALLKDRIGEIFDAYVVDVSEQEPTTGTVHIDDPAVVARIEGGDAKLPLGERLLVRLDRADPGSSKVLFAPA from the coding sequence ATGACCGGGCCGGCCGACACCCCGCTGAGGGCGTCCCTGCGCAAACTGCGCACCGAGCTCGGCCTTTCCGACGACTTCCCGTCCGGGGTCCTCGCCGAAGCGACGCAGGCGGCGAAGGACCCGGCGGTATCGGCCCACGAGGACGCGACGGACCTGCCGTTCCTCACCATCGACCCGCCCGCCTCGACCGACCTCGACCAGGCCCTGTACCTCGAACGCCGCCGACGCGGCTACCGGGTGCACTACGCCATCGCCGATGTCGCCGCCTTCGTACGCCCCGGCGGCGCGCTCGACACCGAGGCCCACCGCCGGGTGACGACCCTCTACTTCCCCGACGGCAAGGTGCCGCTCCACCCCACCCTGCTCTCCGAAGGGGCCGCCAGCCTCCTGCCGGGGCGGACCCGTCCCGCCGTGCTCTGGCGGATCGACCTCGACAGCGAGGGCGGCGCCGTCGCCACCTCGGTGCGCCGGGCCCTCGTCCGCAGCCGCGCCAAGCTCGACTACGCGGGCGTCCAGCGGCAGATCGACACCGGCACCGCCGAGGAACCCCTCGCCCTGCTCCGCGACATCGGACGGCTCCGTGAGGAGCAGGAGGTCGCCCGCGGCGGCATCTCCCTCAACGTGCCCGAGCAGGAGATCGTCGAGCGCGACGGCGGCTACGGCCTCGAATACCGCGCCCCGCTGCCCGCCGACGGCTGGAACGCCCAGCTCTCCCTGCTGACCGGCATGGCCGCCGCCCACCTCATGACCGGGACCGGCACCGGCATCCTGCGCACCCTGCCGGTCGCCCCGGATGGCGCCGTGGCCCGGCTCCGCCGCTCCGCCGAGGCGCTGCACATCGACTGGCCGCACCACGTCCCGTACGCCCAGGTCGTCCGCTCCCTCGACCCGAGGCAGGCCAACCACGCCGCGTTCCTCCAGGAGTGCACCACCCTGCTGCGCGGCGCCGGCTACACCGTCTTCGAGCACGGCGAACTCCCCACCCCCGCCGTCCACGCCGCCGTCGCCGACCTCTACACGCACTGCACCGCCCCACTGCGCCGACTCGTCGACCGGTACGCGGCCGAGCTGTGCCTCGCCGCCGTCGCGGAACAGGACCCGCCCGAGTGGGTCCGCGCCGCGCTGCCCGGTCTGCCGAAGGAGATGGCGGACGGGACCAGGCGCGCCAACACCGTCGAGCGCGAGTGCGTCGACCTGGTCGAGGCGGCGCTGCTCAAGGACCGGATCGGCGAGATCTTCGACGCGTACGTGGTCGACGTGTCGGAGCAGGAACCCACCACCGGCACCGTCCACATCGACGACCCGGCCGTCGTCGCCCGGATCGAGGGCGGCGACGCGAAGCTCCCGCTGGGGGAGCGGCTGCTGGTCAGGCTGGACCGGGCGGACCCTGGTTCGTCGAAGGTGCTCTTCGCCCCCGCGTGA
- a CDS encoding MerR family transcriptional regulator — protein sequence MRIGEIAALVGVTSRAIRHYHHIGLLPEPGRRANGYRAYSVRDAVVLARIRRLTELGLGLDEVRDVLADAAGRELMEVLAELDADLARQESGIQERRRRLARLLDGPVSAEEPVSPALAELLGTAPTTGSPMAAKDREHLVLLDTTGVGGEIHAALAPLADDPAVHALYERLDALAGAPVDDPRIPPLAAELAAAVPDGVLAAIPSGGPVMTGLGEALLDDYAPAQAEVVRRVMAALTARVAGRGTR from the coding sequence ATGCGCATCGGAGAGATAGCCGCGCTCGTCGGGGTCACCTCGCGGGCGATCCGGCACTACCACCACATCGGGCTGCTTCCCGAGCCCGGACGCCGGGCCAACGGCTACCGCGCCTACAGCGTGCGGGACGCCGTGGTGCTGGCCCGGATCCGGCGGCTCACGGAGCTCGGGCTCGGGCTGGACGAGGTGCGGGACGTGCTCGCCGACGCGGCGGGGCGCGAGCTCATGGAGGTGCTGGCCGAGCTGGACGCGGATCTGGCCCGGCAGGAGAGCGGGATCCAGGAGCGGCGGCGACGGCTGGCCCGGCTGCTGGACGGGCCGGTCTCCGCCGAGGAGCCCGTGTCGCCGGCTCTCGCCGAGCTGCTGGGTACGGCCCCGACGACCGGCTCCCCCATGGCCGCCAAGGACCGCGAGCATCTCGTACTGCTGGACACCACGGGCGTCGGCGGCGAGATCCACGCCGCCCTGGCACCGCTGGCCGACGACCCGGCCGTACACGCGCTGTACGAGCGGCTGGACGCGCTGGCCGGAGCCCCCGTGGACGATCCCCGGATTCCTCCGCTCGCCGCCGAACTGGCGGCTGCCGTGCCGGACGGGGTGCTGGCGGCGATCCCCTCGGGCGGGCCGGTCATGACCGGGCTCGGCGAGGCGCTGCTCGACGACTACGCGCCCGCGCAGGCCGAGGTGGTGCGCCGGGTGATGGCGGCCCTGACGGCGCGTGTGGCGGGGAGGGGGACGCGATGA
- the eda gene encoding bifunctional 4-hydroxy-2-oxoglutarate aldolase/2-dehydro-3-deoxy-phosphogluconate aldolase, with amino-acid sequence MTSSVLDLAPVVPVVVLEDAADAVPLARALVAGGLPAIEVTLRTAAALDAIGAIAAEVPDAVVGAGTVISVRNVADTVAAGARFLVSPGWTDSLLDAMKASGVPFLPGVSTTSEVVALLERGVSEMKFFPAEAAGGTAYLKALSAPLPQARFCPTGGISLASAPSYLALPNVGCVGGSWMVPADAVAAKDWARVERLASEAAGLRG; translated from the coding sequence ATGACCTCCTCTGTGCTGGACCTTGCCCCCGTCGTGCCCGTAGTCGTCCTGGAGGACGCCGCCGACGCGGTGCCGCTCGCCCGCGCCCTGGTCGCGGGCGGGCTCCCGGCCATCGAGGTGACGCTGCGCACCGCCGCGGCGCTGGACGCGATCGGGGCCATCGCGGCCGAGGTGCCGGACGCGGTGGTCGGGGCCGGCACGGTGATCTCCGTACGGAACGTCGCCGACACCGTCGCCGCGGGGGCCCGGTTCCTGGTCAGCCCCGGCTGGACGGACAGCCTGCTGGACGCGATGAAGGCGTCGGGGGTGCCGTTCCTGCCGGGTGTCTCCACGACGTCCGAGGTGGTCGCGCTGCTGGAGCGCGGGGTCAGCGAGATGAAGTTCTTCCCGGCCGAGGCGGCCGGCGGCACCGCCTATCTGAAGGCCCTCTCCGCGCCGCTGCCGCAGGCCCGCTTCTGCCCGACGGGCGGCATCTCCCTCGCCTCCGCGCCGTCCTATCTGGCGCTGCCCAACGTCGGCTGCGTGGGCGGCAGTTGGATGGTCCCGGCGGATGCGGTCGCGGCGAAGGACTGGGCGCGGGTGGAGCGGCTGGCGAGCGAGGCGGCCGGGCTGCGCGGCTGA
- a CDS encoding Uma2 family endonuclease has protein sequence MTAEPYEPLTQADVLLEGFLALDTPEGFRAELIEGDIVVTPPPDGDHEDCLSVILTQVVRRARSGMAFSANKGLKLRSGEGRPANHVIPDGTFAPTELRLYRGADPWMPCEGVALVVEVTSTKPRADRTDKRHCYARGPIPPHLLVDREQSSLTLFSDPEGDDYRQHRTIPFGRRLALPAPFAFDLETEELI, from the coding sequence ATGACTGCCGAACCGTACGAACCGCTCACGCAGGCGGACGTCCTGCTGGAGGGCTTTCTGGCGCTGGATACGCCGGAGGGCTTCCGGGCCGAGCTGATCGAGGGGGACATCGTCGTGACACCGCCGCCGGACGGGGACCACGAGGACTGCCTCAGCGTCATTCTGACGCAGGTGGTCAGGCGTGCCCGATCCGGTATGGCCTTCTCCGCGAACAAGGGGCTGAAGCTGCGGAGCGGGGAAGGACGTCCCGCCAACCACGTCATTCCCGACGGCACCTTCGCCCCCACCGAACTGCGTCTGTACCGGGGAGCCGATCCCTGGATGCCGTGCGAGGGGGTGGCCCTCGTCGTCGAGGTCACCTCGACCAAGCCCCGGGCGGACCGCACGGACAAGCGCCACTGTTACGCCCGCGGACCCATCCCGCCCCACCTCCTGGTCGACCGGGAGCAGTCCTCGCTGACGCTGTTCAGCGACCCGGAGGGCGACGACTACCGCCAGCACCGCACGATCCCGTTCGGCAGGCGGCTCGCTCTTCCGGCGCCGTTCGCCTTCGATCTGGAGACCGAGGAACTCATCTGA
- a CDS encoding zinc ribbon domain-containing protein, which translates to MNAAPADQIRLLDVQALDVRLSQLAHRRKSLPEHAEIESLTSDLAQLRDLLVASQTEESDTAREQTKAEQDVDQVRQRATRDQQRLDSGAVTSPKDLESLQREIASLAKRQGDLEDVVLEVMERRESAQERVTELSDRVSAVQAKTDDATARRDAATRELDEEAATVTKERELVAGSVPADLLKLYDKLRVQQGGVGAARLYQRRCEGCRLELNITEVNDVKAASPDTVLRCENCRRILVRTAESGL; encoded by the coding sequence CTGAACGCCGCGCCCGCCGACCAGATCCGACTTCTCGACGTCCAGGCCCTCGACGTACGCCTGTCGCAGCTCGCGCACCGGCGCAAGTCGCTGCCCGAGCACGCCGAGATCGAGTCGCTCACCAGCGACCTCGCGCAACTGCGCGACCTGCTGGTCGCCTCGCAGACCGAGGAGAGCGACACCGCCCGCGAGCAGACCAAGGCGGAGCAGGACGTCGACCAGGTGCGCCAGCGCGCCACCCGCGACCAGCAGCGCCTCGACTCCGGCGCGGTCACCTCGCCGAAGGACCTGGAGAGCCTCCAGCGCGAGATCGCGTCGCTGGCCAAGCGCCAGGGCGACCTGGAGGACGTCGTCCTCGAAGTGATGGAGCGCCGCGAGTCCGCCCAGGAGCGCGTCACCGAGCTGTCCGACCGGGTCTCCGCCGTCCAGGCCAAGACCGACGACGCGACCGCCCGCCGCGACGCCGCGACCAGGGAGCTCGACGAGGAGGCCGCGACCGTCACCAAGGAGCGCGAGCTGGTCGCCGGTTCGGTCCCCGCGGACCTGCTGAAGCTGTACGACAAGCTCCGCGTCCAGCAGGGCGGGGTCGGCGCCGCCCGCCTCTACCAGCGACGCTGCGAGGGCTGCCGCCTCGAACTGAACATCACCGAGGTCAACGACGTGAAGGCGGCGTCCCCGGACACCGTCCTGCGCTGCGAGAACTGCCGCCGCATCCTGGTCCGTACGGCGGAGTCGGGCCTGTAA